Proteins found in one Legionella pneumophila subsp. pascullei genomic segment:
- a CDS encoding sugar porter family MFS transporter, producing the protein MAWLVAIIGSLAGFLFGYDEGIIAGSLELIKHYFHMSHTSVGMMTSALPFGALFGAMLIGSVLASRLVRHFGRKPCLIFAGILFLIGALGAAFSFNASILVLSRFILGIAIGVAAVTTPLYLSETAPTHLRGAMVAIYQLAITIGIVCSYGVNYLLIDYGSWRVMFASSIIPALILVIGISFMPESPRWLLNEGRRKEAKEALDKLRGDVGVADELHDIQAALDQEPEQKNWQLLFKKPLLPALSLGVILFCLQQLSGINVIIYYAPEIFKNLGFSSTHGQILATMGIGLVNMLVTILAVFYVDKIGRRNLLLLGFTGTSISLAAIGIFSYYQVAWLAYLSVTCLTLYIFSFAISLGPIPYIAMSEIFPLYVRGAGMGLSSISNWGFNGIVVFTFPVLFSAVGLEYTFLIYACICFLGLIYTFIFMPETKNLSLEYIEEYIVSGKSLRWLGRKKH; encoded by the coding sequence ATGGCTTGGTTGGTAGCAATAATAGGGTCACTAGCTGGTTTTTTATTCGGCTATGACGAAGGTATTATTGCTGGTTCTCTTGAGTTAATTAAACATTATTTTCATATGTCTCATACTAGCGTAGGTATGATGACTTCAGCTCTCCCATTTGGCGCCTTATTTGGAGCAATGTTGATTGGTTCTGTTCTGGCTTCACGTCTTGTCAGGCATTTTGGACGCAAACCTTGTCTTATTTTTGCTGGAATTCTATTTCTGATTGGTGCTTTAGGGGCTGCATTTTCTTTTAATGCATCAATCTTAGTGTTATCACGTTTTATTTTGGGCATTGCTATCGGTGTTGCGGCAGTGACTACGCCTTTATATTTATCTGAAACGGCACCAACTCATTTAAGAGGGGCGATGGTTGCTATCTATCAATTGGCGATTACAATAGGAATTGTCTGTTCCTACGGTGTGAATTATTTATTGATTGATTATGGCTCCTGGAGAGTGATGTTTGCTTCCAGCATTATTCCCGCATTGATCCTCGTGATTGGTATTTCGTTTATGCCGGAGTCACCACGCTGGCTTCTGAATGAAGGAAGACGCAAAGAAGCTAAAGAGGCGTTAGATAAGTTGCGAGGAGACGTTGGGGTTGCTGATGAGTTGCATGATATTCAAGCGGCCTTAGACCAGGAACCAGAACAAAAAAACTGGCAATTATTATTTAAAAAACCCTTACTACCAGCACTGTCTTTAGGAGTAATTCTTTTTTGCTTGCAACAGTTAAGTGGTATCAACGTGATAATTTATTATGCCCCGGAAATTTTCAAAAACTTGGGATTTTCCTCTACCCATGGCCAGATTCTGGCAACTATGGGTATAGGCCTTGTCAATATGCTAGTTACTATTCTTGCTGTGTTTTATGTTGATAAAATAGGAAGAAGAAATTTGTTATTACTGGGTTTTACTGGAACCAGTATCAGTTTGGCTGCTATAGGAATTTTTTCTTACTATCAAGTTGCCTGGTTAGCTTATTTGTCCGTCACTTGTCTTACTCTTTATATTTTCTCGTTTGCTATTAGCCTTGGGCCCATTCCCTATATTGCAATGTCCGAAATTTTTCCCTTATATGTCAGAGGCGCTGGCATGGGATTGTCCTCTATTAGTAATTGGGGTTTTAATGGTATCGTTGTTTTCACTTTTCCTGTTTTGTTTAGTGCTGTGGGACTTGAGTATACTTTTTTGATTTATGCTTGTATTTGCTTTTTGGGGCTTATTTATACTTTTATTTTCATGCCAGAAACCAAAAATTTAAGTCTTGAATATATCGAAGAATATATCGTTAGCGGTAAATCATTAAGATGGCTGGGTAGAAAAAAACATTGA